The stretch of DNA TTTCAAAATTAACATCGACCATGTATAAAATTAAATCTACATCTCTAAGAGAGCTTCTGGATTCTTTCAGCATAAATTCTCCTAATTTATTTTTAGGGTTTTGTATTCCCGGAGTATCAAGAAATACAATTTGGGAATCCAATGAATTATATATTAATTTTAAATTTGCTCTCGTTGTCTGAGGTTTGCTAGAAATAATTGAAATTTTCTCTCCGATTATTCTATTTAATAAAGTTGACTTTCCAACATTTGATCTTCCAACTATTGTAACAAATCCTGATTTTATATTGTCCATATTATAAATCCTTTGGACCAAAACTATAAGGTAAAATTTCTGAAAATTTTATTATCTTATATTCTTGCTCGTTTCTTATTATAATTATCTCACAATCGTCAGTGCAAAATTCTTTCATAACTTGTCTACAAACTCCGCAAGGATATGTTAAAGAATTTTCTTTCCCAACAACTGCTATTTTTGTAATCTTTTTTTCTCCATCATATATAGCTTTAAATATAGCTACTCTTTCTGCGCAAACTGTAGGAGTGTATGATGCATTTTCTATATTACAGCCACCATATATTTTACCTGAATCTGTTAATACAGATGCCCCTACATTAAAATTTGAATAAGGTGTATATGCTTTTTTCTGACTTTCTAAAGCACACTTAATCATTTTTTTATAAATATTCATCTAATCACCAACAATAACTAATATTTTAGGAATAAATATCAAGAGCCCAACTATCACAGAAATAAAAGCCGAAACCAAAACAGCACCTGAGGACATATCTTTAATAATTTTTATATTTAAATTATAATCTTTACATAAAAAATCCATAATATTTTCAATAATAGTATTAATAATTTCTAAAACTAAAACAATTACTATCATAATCAATATTATAGATAATTCGATATAAGATAAATTAAAAATTAAAGAACACAACAATACTAACAAAGAAAACATTACATGAAATTTAAAATTCCTCTCTGTTTTAAAAATATATACTATCCCTCTAAAAGCACAACGAAAACTTTCTATAAAACTAAAATTCTTTTTCATTTTTAAAAACTTCCATTAATTTCATAGTTTCTTTTTCCTTATTTCTCATAATTATTCTGTCTGACTCTTCAATATG from Parvimonas micra encodes:
- the cdd gene encoding cytidine deaminase is translated as MNIYKKMIKCALESQKKAYTPYSNFNVGASVLTDSGKIYGGCNIENASYTPTVCAERVAIFKAIYDGEKKITKIAVVGKENSLTYPCGVCRQVMKEFCTDDCEIIIIRNEQEYKIIKFSEILPYSFGPKDL
- a CDS encoding diacylglycerol kinase family protein produces the protein MKKNFSFIESFRCAFRGIVYIFKTERNFKFHVMFSLLVLLCSLIFNLSYIELSIILIMIVIVLVLEIINTIIENIMDFLCKDYNLNIKIIKDMSSGAVLVSAFISVIVGLLIFIPKILVIVGD